One Phragmites australis chromosome 23, lpPhrAust1.1, whole genome shotgun sequence DNA window includes the following coding sequences:
- the LOC133906756 gene encoding histone-lysine N-methyltransferase ATXR7 isoform X1: MPHARSDPGLDVKPMVSGFCRSDPVSGPKRLKLLAGESLDAEPLICSVSACDDSGGSLLDWCSERHRTASCSGDQEQNTGLFAAMQENVCSIDSNGGVHPQPGHGYSAGQNGMQSAYLEHQALEGCMYVNEHGQMCGPYSPEQLYEGLSTGFLPQDLAIYALFGGKTANPVPLSFLKEFLSQWNFGTAVSTPNESMQAKKATSNDKIVLPDALSSEEACWMFEDTEGCRQGPHSLAELSYWHHNSYIQDLSMIYHVDGKFGPFTLVSLIGWWSGGHAEGSDATANDSASLNGLMGDIIDDVSHQLHAGIMKSARRVLIDEIFSCVLPDLIASKKTEKQLAAKLKSQTTKPDSVSNKKVSAFKAKVDTPSTVPKKIISPYDMAPADSSVAIQSTEVYEKFADILSAVWQTIYYESMKNVWDGILSDPVLDYCDVWLQRNGQLNLPSTIIYIAPDNINTQDSDDLSPKDSDAPECDMDFPPGFGPSWESTESSLSSSLLEVNYRIDKIDGKSESSATLFSGPLSGVQMMLANELYVASKQSVFHYFEEVIAKEITNCLCFGLESSINPEHIDTPIHAQESPFSVGLSMHETLDAVEMALDEELYTTEMATTSITSPAEIDTDETLRVAEMTTDKMLSSHAEYLPLSVAYASIFEKIDICKTAELDESSDEVPPGMETGLVPLALMDKNGYQPSKSTNPIPVISRYITLALCRQRLHENVVKEWTSLFSDTISKCFDSCYTRQTAVPKSADGSSKLKEYTYYRKRKLKKTCQATSSKKQVEISMDEQLSKPLCDLVERKVYVKNTQESRKAVKSERISVVDKPPKTGAKTVANDAYDLNIQQDLKLLSSGVPKRNRSSYPTKKQVVANKAPTVNDSIVNDSMLTKPVKKRKGRNTSCESSQKVKLMISCPESDGCARATISGWDWRNWARNATPSEKARVRGYHVRAILSTSNNNVWKSSQVKGPSARTNRVKLRNLLAAAEGAELLKITQMKARKKRLRFQRSKIHEWGLVALESIDAEDFVIEYVGELIRRRVSDIRESQYEKNGIGSSYLFRLDDDYVVDATKRGGLARFINHSCEPNCYTKVITVEGQKKIFIYSKRRIYAGEELTYNYKFPLEEKKIPCHCGSRRCRGSMN; this comes from the exons ATGCCGCACGCTCGCTCCGATCCG GGATTGGATGTCAAGCCAATGGTGTCGGGCTTCTGCAGGTCTGACCCCGTATCTGGACCAAAGCGTCTCAAGTTGCTAGCAGGCGAGTCATTGGATGCTGAACCCCTCATTTGTTCCGTGTCAGCGTGTGATGATTCAGGAGGGAGCTTGCTTGACTG GTGCTCTGAGCGGCATCGAACTGCTTCCTGTAGTGGTGACCAGGAGCAAAACACCGGCCTATTTGCTGCGATGCAGGAAAATGTTTGTTCCATTGATAGCAATGGTGGGGTTCATCCGCAGCCTGGGCATGGATATTCAGCTGGTCAAAATGGGATGCAGAGTGCATATCTGGAACATCAAGCTTTGGAAGGTTGCATGTATGTGAATGAGCATGGCCAGATGTGTGGACCTTACTCACCGGAACAGCTGTATGAGGGGCTATCCACTGGTTTCTTGCCTCAAGACCTTGCTATCTATGCTCTTTTTGGTGGGAAAACGGCCAATCCTGTGCCCTTAAGCTTCCTGAAAGAGTTCCTTTCACAATGGAATTTTGGCACTGCGGTCTCCACTCCAAATGAATCCATGCAGGCAAAGAAAGCGACTTCCAATGATAAAATTGTTCTTCCAGAT GCTCTTTCAAGCGAAGAAGCATGCTGGATGTTTGAGGATACAGAAGGCTGCCGACAAGGGCCACATTCTCTTGCTGAACTTTCCTATTGGCATCATAATAGCTATATCCAAGATCTTTCAATG ATTTACCATGTTGATGGCAAATTTGGTCCATTCACACTTGTGTCACTAATTGGTTGGTGGAGTGGAGGTCATGCAGAGGGTTCGGATGCTACAGCTAATGATTCTGCATCATTAAATGGCTTAATGGGTGACATAATTGATGATGTCAGCCATCAGCTGCATGCAGGGATAATGAAATCAGCTCGCAGGGTTTTAATTGATGAAATATTCAGTTGTGTACTTCCAGATTTAATTGCTTCCAAGAAGACTGAGAAGCAACTGGCTGCAAAACTGAAGAGCCAAACTACTAAG CCTGACAGTGTGAGCAACAAGAAGGTTTCTGCATTTAAGGCCAAGGTTGACACACCATCTACTGttccaaaaaaaatcatctccCCATATGATATGGCCCCAGCAGATTCTTCTGTGGCTATTCAATCTACAGAAGTATATGAGAAATTTGCTGATATACTATCAGCAGTTTGGCAAACAATTTATTATGAATCCATGAAGAATGTCTGGGATGGAATACTGTCTGACCCTGTTCTAGACTACTGTGATGTATGGTTACAGAGAAATGGCCAATTGAATCTGCCCTCTACAATTATTTATATCGCCCCTGATAACATAAACACCCAAGACAGTGATGATTTGTCACCAAAG GATTCGGATGCTCCTGAGTGTGACATGGATTTCCCACCTGGATTTGGACCAAGTTGGGAATCTACTGAGAGCTCCCTCTCTTCATCCTTATTAGAAGTCAATTATAGAATTGACAAAATTGATGGGAAGTCTGAATCAAGCGCCACTTTATTTTCTGGCCCCTTATCAGGAGTCCAGATGATGCTAGCGAACGAACTATATGTCGCATCAAAGCAATCTGTATTTCACTATTTCGAGGAGGTTATTGCAAAGGAGATAACAAATTGTTTATGCTTTGGACTCGAAAGCAGTATTAATCCG GAACATATTGATACCCCTATTCACGCACAGGAGTCACCCTTTTCTGTCGGATTGTCTATGCATGAAACACTCGATGCTGTTGAAATGGCTCTAGATGAAGAGTTGTATACCACTGAAATGGCTACAACCTCAATAACCAGTCCAGCTGAAATAGATACAGATGAAACATTGAGGGTTGCTGAAATGACAACTGATAAAATGCTCAGTTCTCATG CGGAATACCTACCACTTTCTGTGGCTTATGCAAGTATATTTGAAAAGATAGATATATGTAAGACGGCAGAATTGGATGAGAGTTCTGATGAAGTGCCTCCTGGAATGGAGACTGGCTTAGTTCCTTTGGCACTTATGGACAAAAACGGATATCAGCCTTCAAAATCAACGAACCCTATTCCTGTGATTTCTAGATATATTACTTTGGCTCTCTGCCGGCAAAGATTACATGAGAATGTTGTGAAAGAGTGGACATCTCTCTTCTCAGATACCATTAGCAAGTGCTTTGACTCATGTTACACCAGGCAAACTGCTGTACCTAAAAGTGCAGATGGATCATCAAAACTGAAAGAATATACATACTACAGGAAGAGGAAGTTGAAGAAAACCTGCCAAGCAACATCATCGAAAAAACAAGTGGAAATCTCAATGGATGAGCAGCTTTCCAAACCTCTGTGTGACCTTGTTGAACGCAAGGTTTACGTGAAAAATACTCAGGAATCAAGAAAAGCTGTGAAATCAGAGAGAATTTCAGTTGTGGACAAGCCGCCTAAAACAGGAGCCAAAACTGTGgctaatgatgcttatgatTTGAATATCCAACAAGACCTGAAACTCCTTTCCAGTGGTGTGCCAAAGA GAAACAGGTCATCTTATCCAACTAAGAAGCAGGTGGTTGCTAACAAAGCGCCTACAGTGAATGACAGTATTGTGAATGATAGTATGCTCACAAAGCCTGTCAAGAAAAGAAAGGGCAGGAACACTTCCTGTGAGTCCAGTCAGAAGGTAAAACTGATGATTTCATGTCCAGAATCAGATGGTTGTGCTAGAGCTACCATTAGTGGATGGGATTGGCGTAATTGGGCGAGGAATGCTACTCCATCGGAAAAGGCTCGTGTTAGAGGGTACCATGTTCGGGCTATTCTTTCTACCTCAAATAATAATGTGTGGAAAAGTTCTCAAGTCAAGGGTCCATCTGCAAGAACAAATCGGGTTAAGTTGCGAAACCTGTTAGCAGCCGCTGAAGGTGCTGAGCTACTGAAAATTACCCAAATGAAG GCGAGGAAAAAGCGGTTACGTTTTCAGAGGAGCAAGATCCATGAATGGGGTCTGGTTGCCCTTGAGTCGATCGATGCGGAAGACTTTGTAATTGAATATGTTGGTGAACTGATTCGTCGGCGG GTCTCGGACATCCGTGAGTCTCAGTATGAGAAGAATGGGATTGGAAGCAGTTACCTCTTTCGCTTGGACGATGATTATGTG GTTGATGCCACTAAGCGTGGTGGCTTAGCAAGATTCATAAACCATTCCTGTGAG CCAAATTGCTATACCAAAGTGATCACTGTTGAGGGCCAGAAGAAGATTTTCATCTACTCAAAGAGGCGTATATATGCTGGCGAGGAACTCACATATAATTACAAGTTTCCATTGGAGGAAAAAAAGATTCCGTGCCACTGTGGTTCCCGGAG GTGCCGTGGATCAATGAATTAA
- the LOC133906756 gene encoding histone-lysine N-methyltransferase ATXR7 isoform X2: MPHARSDPGLDVKPMVSGFCRSDPVSGPKRLKLLAGESLDAEPLICSVSACDDSGGSLLDWCSERHRTASCSGDQEQNTGLFAAMQENVCSIDSNGGVHPQPGHGYSAGQNGMQSAYLEHQALEGCMYVNEHGQMCGPYSPEQLYEGLSTGFLPQDLAIYALFGGKTANPVPLSFLKEFLSQWNFGTAVSTPNESMQAKKATSNDKIVLPDALSSEEACWMFEDTEGCRQGPHSLAELSYWHHNSYIQDLSMIYHVDGKFGPFTLVSLIGWWSGGHAEGSDATANDSASLNGLMGDIIDDVSHQLHAGIMKSARRVLIDEIFSCVLPDLIASKKTEKQLAAKLKSQTTKPDSVSNKKVSAFKAKVDTPSTVPKKIISPYDMAPADSSVAIQSTEVYEKFADILSAVWQTIYYESMKNVWDGILSDPVLDYCDVWLQRNGQLNLPSTIIYIAPDNINTQDSDDLSPKDSDAPECDMDFPPGFGPSWESTESSLSSSLLEVNYRIDKIDGKSESSATLFSGPLSGVQMMLANELYVASKQSVFHYFEEVIAKEITNCLCFGLESSINPESPFSVGLSMHETLDAVEMALDEELYTTEMATTSITSPAEIDTDETLRVAEMTTDKMLSSHAEYLPLSVAYASIFEKIDICKTAELDESSDEVPPGMETGLVPLALMDKNGYQPSKSTNPIPVISRYITLALCRQRLHENVVKEWTSLFSDTISKCFDSCYTRQTAVPKSADGSSKLKEYTYYRKRKLKKTCQATSSKKQVEISMDEQLSKPLCDLVERKVYVKNTQESRKAVKSERISVVDKPPKTGAKTVANDAYDLNIQQDLKLLSSGVPKRNRSSYPTKKQVVANKAPTVNDSIVNDSMLTKPVKKRKGRNTSCESSQKVKLMISCPESDGCARATISGWDWRNWARNATPSEKARVRGYHVRAILSTSNNNVWKSSQVKGPSARTNRVKLRNLLAAAEGAELLKITQMKARKKRLRFQRSKIHEWGLVALESIDAEDFVIEYVGELIRRRVSDIRESQYEKNGIGSSYLFRLDDDYVVDATKRGGLARFINHSCEPNCYTKVITVEGQKKIFIYSKRRIYAGEELTYNYKFPLEEKKIPCHCGSRRCRGSMN; this comes from the exons ATGCCGCACGCTCGCTCCGATCCG GGATTGGATGTCAAGCCAATGGTGTCGGGCTTCTGCAGGTCTGACCCCGTATCTGGACCAAAGCGTCTCAAGTTGCTAGCAGGCGAGTCATTGGATGCTGAACCCCTCATTTGTTCCGTGTCAGCGTGTGATGATTCAGGAGGGAGCTTGCTTGACTG GTGCTCTGAGCGGCATCGAACTGCTTCCTGTAGTGGTGACCAGGAGCAAAACACCGGCCTATTTGCTGCGATGCAGGAAAATGTTTGTTCCATTGATAGCAATGGTGGGGTTCATCCGCAGCCTGGGCATGGATATTCAGCTGGTCAAAATGGGATGCAGAGTGCATATCTGGAACATCAAGCTTTGGAAGGTTGCATGTATGTGAATGAGCATGGCCAGATGTGTGGACCTTACTCACCGGAACAGCTGTATGAGGGGCTATCCACTGGTTTCTTGCCTCAAGACCTTGCTATCTATGCTCTTTTTGGTGGGAAAACGGCCAATCCTGTGCCCTTAAGCTTCCTGAAAGAGTTCCTTTCACAATGGAATTTTGGCACTGCGGTCTCCACTCCAAATGAATCCATGCAGGCAAAGAAAGCGACTTCCAATGATAAAATTGTTCTTCCAGAT GCTCTTTCAAGCGAAGAAGCATGCTGGATGTTTGAGGATACAGAAGGCTGCCGACAAGGGCCACATTCTCTTGCTGAACTTTCCTATTGGCATCATAATAGCTATATCCAAGATCTTTCAATG ATTTACCATGTTGATGGCAAATTTGGTCCATTCACACTTGTGTCACTAATTGGTTGGTGGAGTGGAGGTCATGCAGAGGGTTCGGATGCTACAGCTAATGATTCTGCATCATTAAATGGCTTAATGGGTGACATAATTGATGATGTCAGCCATCAGCTGCATGCAGGGATAATGAAATCAGCTCGCAGGGTTTTAATTGATGAAATATTCAGTTGTGTACTTCCAGATTTAATTGCTTCCAAGAAGACTGAGAAGCAACTGGCTGCAAAACTGAAGAGCCAAACTACTAAG CCTGACAGTGTGAGCAACAAGAAGGTTTCTGCATTTAAGGCCAAGGTTGACACACCATCTACTGttccaaaaaaaatcatctccCCATATGATATGGCCCCAGCAGATTCTTCTGTGGCTATTCAATCTACAGAAGTATATGAGAAATTTGCTGATATACTATCAGCAGTTTGGCAAACAATTTATTATGAATCCATGAAGAATGTCTGGGATGGAATACTGTCTGACCCTGTTCTAGACTACTGTGATGTATGGTTACAGAGAAATGGCCAATTGAATCTGCCCTCTACAATTATTTATATCGCCCCTGATAACATAAACACCCAAGACAGTGATGATTTGTCACCAAAG GATTCGGATGCTCCTGAGTGTGACATGGATTTCCCACCTGGATTTGGACCAAGTTGGGAATCTACTGAGAGCTCCCTCTCTTCATCCTTATTAGAAGTCAATTATAGAATTGACAAAATTGATGGGAAGTCTGAATCAAGCGCCACTTTATTTTCTGGCCCCTTATCAGGAGTCCAGATGATGCTAGCGAACGAACTATATGTCGCATCAAAGCAATCTGTATTTCACTATTTCGAGGAGGTTATTGCAAAGGAGATAACAAATTGTTTATGCTTTGGACTCGAAAGCAGTATTAATCCG GAGTCACCCTTTTCTGTCGGATTGTCTATGCATGAAACACTCGATGCTGTTGAAATGGCTCTAGATGAAGAGTTGTATACCACTGAAATGGCTACAACCTCAATAACCAGTCCAGCTGAAATAGATACAGATGAAACATTGAGGGTTGCTGAAATGACAACTGATAAAATGCTCAGTTCTCATG CGGAATACCTACCACTTTCTGTGGCTTATGCAAGTATATTTGAAAAGATAGATATATGTAAGACGGCAGAATTGGATGAGAGTTCTGATGAAGTGCCTCCTGGAATGGAGACTGGCTTAGTTCCTTTGGCACTTATGGACAAAAACGGATATCAGCCTTCAAAATCAACGAACCCTATTCCTGTGATTTCTAGATATATTACTTTGGCTCTCTGCCGGCAAAGATTACATGAGAATGTTGTGAAAGAGTGGACATCTCTCTTCTCAGATACCATTAGCAAGTGCTTTGACTCATGTTACACCAGGCAAACTGCTGTACCTAAAAGTGCAGATGGATCATCAAAACTGAAAGAATATACATACTACAGGAAGAGGAAGTTGAAGAAAACCTGCCAAGCAACATCATCGAAAAAACAAGTGGAAATCTCAATGGATGAGCAGCTTTCCAAACCTCTGTGTGACCTTGTTGAACGCAAGGTTTACGTGAAAAATACTCAGGAATCAAGAAAAGCTGTGAAATCAGAGAGAATTTCAGTTGTGGACAAGCCGCCTAAAACAGGAGCCAAAACTGTGgctaatgatgcttatgatTTGAATATCCAACAAGACCTGAAACTCCTTTCCAGTGGTGTGCCAAAGA GAAACAGGTCATCTTATCCAACTAAGAAGCAGGTGGTTGCTAACAAAGCGCCTACAGTGAATGACAGTATTGTGAATGATAGTATGCTCACAAAGCCTGTCAAGAAAAGAAAGGGCAGGAACACTTCCTGTGAGTCCAGTCAGAAGGTAAAACTGATGATTTCATGTCCAGAATCAGATGGTTGTGCTAGAGCTACCATTAGTGGATGGGATTGGCGTAATTGGGCGAGGAATGCTACTCCATCGGAAAAGGCTCGTGTTAGAGGGTACCATGTTCGGGCTATTCTTTCTACCTCAAATAATAATGTGTGGAAAAGTTCTCAAGTCAAGGGTCCATCTGCAAGAACAAATCGGGTTAAGTTGCGAAACCTGTTAGCAGCCGCTGAAGGTGCTGAGCTACTGAAAATTACCCAAATGAAG GCGAGGAAAAAGCGGTTACGTTTTCAGAGGAGCAAGATCCATGAATGGGGTCTGGTTGCCCTTGAGTCGATCGATGCGGAAGACTTTGTAATTGAATATGTTGGTGAACTGATTCGTCGGCGG GTCTCGGACATCCGTGAGTCTCAGTATGAGAAGAATGGGATTGGAAGCAGTTACCTCTTTCGCTTGGACGATGATTATGTG GTTGATGCCACTAAGCGTGGTGGCTTAGCAAGATTCATAAACCATTCCTGTGAG CCAAATTGCTATACCAAAGTGATCACTGTTGAGGGCCAGAAGAAGATTTTCATCTACTCAAAGAGGCGTATATATGCTGGCGAGGAACTCACATATAATTACAAGTTTCCATTGGAGGAAAAAAAGATTCCGTGCCACTGTGGTTCCCGGAG GTGCCGTGGATCAATGAATTAA